From Candidatus Bathyarchaeota archaeon, the proteins below share one genomic window:
- a CDS encoding flavodoxin domain-containing protein, producing the protein MRKLLVVYDSISGNTERMAKFMMEGANRKLSKVILKNVEDVVEQDLIDADAIAFGCPTYNRDLTSGMKDFFEVKVAKVKGKLRGKIGIAFGAYGWSAEAIRLIQETLKYLKMNVIELDQGSTGTPDEDYYITSLSDIERITKKFGEDIATKVKSSKRKKESIRTKK; encoded by the coding sequence ATGAGGAAATTACTCGTCGTTTACGATAGTATTTCCGGTAACACCGAGAGAATGGCTAAATTTATGATGGAAGGCGCAAATAGAAAACTTTCTAAAGTAATTTTAAAAAATGTTGAAGATGTTGTTGAACAAGATCTTATAGATGCCGATGCCATTGCATTTGGTTGCCCTACTTACAATAGAGATCTGACTTCTGGCATGAAAGATTTCTTCGAAGTAAAGGTAGCAAAAGTAAAAGGAAAACTAAGAGGTAAAATAGGTATAGCCTTTGGGGCATACGGTTGGAGTGCAGAAGCAATACGTTTGATACAAGAGACACTCAAATATCTTAAAATGAATGTCATAGAACTCGATCAAGGTTCTACAGGCACTCCAGATGAAGACTATTACATTACATCATTATCTGATATTGAAAGGATAACTAAAAAATTTGGAGAAGATATAGCAACTAAAGTTAAATCTTCAAAGAGAAAAAAAGAAAGCATTCGAACAAAAAAATAA